The DNA window TGGCGGTCCAGGTGAAAGTTCACCGAACCTGAGAAACGCCTTCCGGGAGAAAAATCTAATGCTGCCCCTTCGATCTTTATCCATCGACCCGCATCGTGCAGCTCTCGTGAGCTGTTCGTTTTTTTCCGCACATTGGCGATGGGTTGGTTTCGCTTGTTTGCTAACGGCTTTTTTCGTCTCACCCTGCCTGGCCGAGGAAGCAGACCCGGCGGACGAGCCCTTCACAGTGGTCCTGCTGCCTGACACGCAGTTCTATTCCGAAAAGTTCCCGCATATCTATGTCGCGCAGACGCTATGGATTCGCGAGCGTCTGAAAGCGGACAACATTAAGTTCGCCATTCACCTGGGGGATATCGTCCAGACACCCACCAAAGAAGAAGAATGGAAGAACGCCCACAAAGCAATGGCCATTATCGATGGCGTTGTGCCGTACAGCATGGTTCCCGGCAACCATGACATGGACGCGACACGACGCGATTCCACGCTGTACAACAAATACTTTTCGCCAGAACGCTTTGCGGGCCGCGACTGGTACGGCGGACATCTGAACGAGGGAAACGACAACAACTTCTGCTTCTTTGAAGGTGGCGGCATGAAGTTTATGGTGATCAGTCTGGCATACGCCCCGCGGGACAAGTCCTTGGATTGGGCCCTGGCGACGGCCAAACGGTTTCCCGATCATCGCGTGATTGTCGCAACCCACCAGTACATGGCGCCCGGCGGCCGCTACGTCAGGCCGCCCAAATCGACGACGAGAACCGGCAACTCCGGTGAAGAGATGTGGGAGAAGCTCATTCGCAAGTCGCCCAACATCTTTCTGGTAGTCAGCGGCCACTATGGAGGCGTCGCACTCCAGACCAGCACGAACGACGCTGGCGGGAAGGTCTTTGAAATGTTAACCGACTATCAAAACCTGAAGATGGGCGGAAACGGTTGGCTGCGGACTCTTCGTTTTGAACCTGCCAAAAACAAGGTTCACGTTACGGCTTATTCGCCAGTTCTCGACGAGACGAATGAAGACACAGCCCATACCTTTACACTCGACTACGAAATGCACGCCCCTGTCGCAGCCGCCGCCGGTAATTAGCCGGTGTCGCATGGGAATGCACGGCAATCAAAGGCCATTTCACCTTTGAAACTGCGCGAACTCCTATTGAAATCATATGAGCTGAGATCAACACCAGTTGAAGGAAAGATGCCTGGCCAAACAGTCAGTGTGCACACTGACGTTCGACCAGGCGATATAAGCGAACTTGAAGAAACTGGCGGCTCGCTACGATACGTCCAGTTAGATCGTACAGAAGGCGTTAAAATCTAGTTCCCAGCGGCGCCGGATTTGGACGCTTCTGCTTTTCGGCGTTCTGCCTCGATTTGCTCCCGCAGTCCTTTGAGTCGATCGCGCTGCGCTTTTGATTCGGCCGCCACTTTCCTGATGAGTTCCTTCTGCTCCGCGGAGAGAACGTTTTCAATCTCCGCGTTGCGTTTCTTGATCAATGCAAGCATCTGGAGTTCCATTTCTCGAAGCTCGTCACGATATCGGTCTTGAATCTCGTAGATTGTTTTTCGCTGCGCCTCCGTAACCACTTCGCTGTAGTGCGAAGGCAGGCGGTGCACAGCGTCCTCCTGCTCTGCCGCAGCCTCTGGTTTGTCAGACGTTGCTGATTCCTGAGCGTCAACAGGTGAGACCAAAGAAATCACCAGCAGACAGAAAACTTGAACCGATAGAAAGAACCAATGCGAACGAGGCATTTTGAGGCTCCGAAAGAGGAAGTTCGATAAAAAGGGGACCTCCTTCAAGGTAGATCCCGCTGCCCAAATCCCAACCAAAATATGCGATAGATAATCTCTTGTGTTGAGATAACAGCATATAAAGATGATTGACCAACAGCGGCGGTTCAATCGGGAAAACCCCCAATTTCTCAAATAGCACCTTTTTCACCCCAGACACCCACTACCACTTCGAAAATCCCGAAACTCAGACACCCACCTTTTGCTGCTTTCTCTGCTTTTTCCTTGCAGACCGCCGTTGGTTGGGTATACTCACGTCCAGTTGATTCAAGGGCGTATTTTGGGGAGGGGTGGCATGCCAAGCGCAGCACGGGCGGAGATTGTGGTGGCGGGGGAAGTGGGCTTTTATCACTGCATTTCGCGGTGCGTGCGCCGAGCCTGTTTGTGCGGCGATGACGGCGTCACCGGGCGGAATTTCGACCACCGCAAGGAATGGGTCCGGCAGCGGATCGGGCTGCTCGCCCAGGTGTTCGCCATCGACGTATGTGCTTACGCCGCCATGAGTAACCACCTGCATCTGCTGCTCCGCATCCGGCCCGATCTGGCCGAAAAGTGGACCGCAGAAGAGGTCGCCAGCCGCTGGCTCAAGCTGTCCGGCTCGGCCACCGCCGAGCAGATTGAAACGCTCGCCCGCAATGAAAAGCGGATCGCCGAACTGCGGACGCGACTGGCCAGCCTGTCCTGGTTCATGCGGTATCTAAAGGAGTACATCGCCCGGCGAGCCAACGCGGAAGAGGAGGTCTCCGGCCGTTTCTGGGAGGGACGCTTCACCAGCCAGGCCCTGCTCGATGAGGCGGCCGTGCTCGCTTGCGCGGCGTACGTCGACCTCAATCCAATCCGGGCGGCCATCGCCGAAACCCTGGAGGAGAGCGACTTTACGTCCGTCCAGCAGCGGATCGAAGAGCGGTCGGCCGGCGACTCCAGCCGCCCATCGTCTGTCGTGCGGCTTTGCCAGATCGACGAGCGCGACGGCGGTTTCCTGCCGCTCACGTGTGACGGGTATCTGTCGTTGCTCGACCGGATCGCCCGTCTCCACCGGCCAGGCAAGCCGGGCGTCACGCCGGCCGCATTGCCGCCAATTCTCGAACGTCTGAATCTGTCGCCGGAAGAGCTACTCGGCTTCAACCCCCGCTTCCATCGCGGCAACCGGGTGGCGATTCTCAAATAACGCCACCTGGCAACGGTCGATCACCCGATCACCCCACCCACCACCGCCACCGGTGCGCGCCGACGCAAACTATAGGGCTTCCAACCAGCCATCGGGTTTAAATCTGGCCCGCCACATTTATTCCGAAGCGAACATTTCTTGCAGGTGTTGCGCTCCATCACCATCACTTACAAGTCTCGGAGACTCCATGCTCGAAAGTGGGTGTCTGCTAGAGTTTCCGGCTAGAGTTTCCGAGCTCCCTGAGAGGGCTCGATTCCCGTCTGGAACAACCAACCCTAAAGGGGAAATTTCTAAGGGCGCACGACAGACTGCTGCCGCGGAACTATGGATTCCGACAACTCGATCGGTTAGTCTATTGATCTATCGATGGATGTTGATTTGTTTGGGTCGTCTCGCGGCCTGGTATGCCAGCTCCGACTTTTGAACGGAAAGAGATATACGATGCTCTCGCTTTACACCGATGGTCGGCAGCCCACTTGCCAGGGCCTTAGTCGCCGGCGGTTTCTGCAGGTCGGCACGCTGGGGATCGGCGGATTGACCCTATCGCAGCTGCTCTCCGCCCAGGCACAGGCCGGTGGGGGAAAGTCGCTCCTGAAAGAGAAGTCGGTCGTCATTCTGAATT is part of the Lignipirellula cremea genome and encodes:
- a CDS encoding metallophosphoesterase, with the protein product MVLLPDTQFYSEKFPHIYVAQTLWIRERLKADNIKFAIHLGDIVQTPTKEEEWKNAHKAMAIIDGVVPYSMVPGNHDMDATRRDSTLYNKYFSPERFAGRDWYGGHLNEGNDNNFCFFEGGGMKFMVISLAYAPRDKSLDWALATAKRFPDHRVIVATHQYMAPGGRYVRPPKSTTRTGNSGEEMWEKLIRKSPNIFLVVSGHYGGVALQTSTNDAGGKVFEMLTDYQNLKMGGNGWLRTLRFEPAKNKVHVTAYSPVLDETNEDTAHTFTLDYEMHAPVAAAAGN
- a CDS encoding transposase, encoding MPSAARAEIVVAGEVGFYHCISRCVRRACLCGDDGVTGRNFDHRKEWVRQRIGLLAQVFAIDVCAYAAMSNHLHLLLRIRPDLAEKWTAEEVASRWLKLSGSATAEQIETLARNEKRIAELRTRLASLSWFMRYLKEYIARRANAEEEVSGRFWEGRFTSQALLDEAAVLACAAYVDLNPIRAAIAETLEESDFTSVQQRIEERSAGDSSRPSSVVRLCQIDERDGGFLPLTCDGYLSLLDRIARLHRPGKPGVTPAALPPILERLNLSPEELLGFNPRFHRGNRVAILK